In Gopherus flavomarginatus isolate rGopFla2 chromosome 1, rGopFla2.mat.asm, whole genome shotgun sequence, a single genomic region encodes these proteins:
- the LOC127033596 gene encoding olfactory receptor 52B2-like: MMSADNHTDFYPVTYILTGIPGTEESHFWMAIPFSLMYVVTLFGNSLLLFIILTEQSLHEPMYLFVSMLATADLLLSTTTVPKMLAVFWFRAGEISFAACLTQMFFIHVSFLAESAILLAMAFDRYVAICDPLRYTIILTKSVIGKMGLAIVTRSFCFIFPIIFLLKRLKFCRTNLLPHTYCEHMIIARLACDDITVSIWYGVAMAILAIDMDAVLIVLSYGLILRAVFLLPSKDARLKALRTCSSHLCVILMFYIPSIFFYFAHRFGHVIPGYILILLANL, from the coding sequence ATGATGTCAGCTGACAATCACACTGATTTTTACCCTGTAACTTACATCCTGACTGGCATCCCGGGTACGGAGGAGTCTCATTTCTGGATGGCCATCCCTTTCTCTCTGATGTACGTTGTGACACTTTTTGGGAACTCTCTCCTACTATTCATCATACTAACAGAAcaaagcctccatgagcccatgtatctaTTCGTGTCCATGCTGGCCACTGCTGATCTGCTGTTATCCACCACTACagtgcccaagatgctggctgtattctggtttAGAGCAGGagaaatttcttttgctgcctgcctgacccagatgttcttcatccatgtcAGTTTTCTGGCCGAGTCGGccatcctgctggccatggcgtttgaTCGGTACGTTGCCATCTGCGACCCCCTGAGATACACCATCATACTAACCAAGTCTGTGATCGGGAAGATGGGGCTGGCAATtgtcacaagaagtttctgtttcattttccccATCATCTTTCTCTTGAAGCGGCTGAAGTTCTGCAgaaccaacctcctgcctcacaccTATTGTGAGCATATGATCATAGCCCGGCTGGCATGCGACGACATCACAGTCAGCATCTGGTATGGCGTAGCCATGGCTATTTTAGCAATTGATATGGATGCTGTGCTCATTGTTTTGTCTTATGGGCTGATCCTCAGGGCCGTCTTCCTGCTCCCCTCCAAGGATGCCCGGCTCAAGGCTCTCCGCACCTGCAGCTCTCACCTCTGTGTCATACTCATGTTCTACATCCCATCCATTTTCTTCTATTTTGCACACCGATTTGGGCACGTCATTCCAGGTTATATTCTCATCCTACTGGCCAACCTCTAA